ggtcactttctttatacttttttgatcttataaaattaacaaaattatgggaaatttgCTGTTTAGGATAATATTTGATGCATTATCGGTATGAGTTTCacatatcatcaataaataataatatgaaatatcaTTGTTGAATAGAACAAAAGCGGTGGAGGACTtagaaatgaataaaacaattttatttaaacataattaactaaaaGCGATTGCACATAAATATTAACACCATAAACACgaaagttattaatatttatttagaagTATTCCacacatttataattaattatgcaATATTATGTTATTACTCATTGATGGTGCATAAAATTCATGCACTGATGGTACATCAAGTATTATTCCTATCACTATacatatctatactattattttaaagggTTGATTGAGTTGTCGCTATTAATGGATCTCACTCAGTtgagaaattacaaaaaaaaaacattgtttatataaaatatcaaattttactatgaggatattttataattttatatttaagtaaatttctgaaaaaatgtatttaagcctcgtttatttttatattagttttatagATATATACTTTTTCACTCACATCATAagtatatcatatatatatatatatatatatatctattctaatgcaaataagaaaattataataaaacaaaaatatttgcATAATTGTACTTATTTTCAGTTAAGGCTTTTTTCCCTAAAGTTAATATTTGGCTAAAATAGGTTCTAAGTCCCTACTACTTTTTTGtacatttggaaatttttaatttcaaagagTTTAGTCTCTTCGCTcgttaaatttcaaaattcggtccaattattaatcatattaaagtTTTTTCTTAAATCCATTGGTgtagtattttaaattaaaaacaaaacaccTCACTTAATAGCCATGCAACAAAAATAGCGTTGTAACGATAttgaaattaaccaaaaaagATTAACAATAGTAACAATGATACTTGCATTTTTAAATCCGGAAATCagaaagactaaattctaaatgtaTGAAAAATACAATGACTTGTAACATAATTGACCCTACTATTTCAAGCTAAAACTAAACTAGTGCTGCTGAGAATTCAAGGGTATATGGGTAGCTGTTGAAATTGGAGGTTTGTACAAATATGCGTTGAAAACAAGGGAAATGGAGATTTTAAGAGACATTGAAAATAGACCTTccatcttttttaatttaatttaatttaacttaatgggTTTTAACTTTGCTTCCAATAACcacaagccatttttcttgtcttttttactttaatttttttcaatttagtcactttaaATAAGATAATCGTGCGAATTAGTCTTTActgttaaaatttatgtttcttttaACAGATTGTTGATGTGGCACATTAGCCCATTAAATGACTGACATGTGAcattttttgtttgcttttgacTAAAGTTTAAGGACCTCTCTATAAAGCTTAGGGGAAAAATTAGACTAATTATAGGGAGGTCCCTAAACTTTAGTCAAAAGTCGACAAAAAATATCATGTGTCAGTCACTCAATGTGTTAATGTGCCGCATCAGCAATCCGTTAAAAGAAAACGGAAATTTTAACGTCAATGGCTATTTCACGCAATTATCTTATTTAgaatgactaaattgagaaaataaattagaatggTCAAAATAGAATAAACCCTATTTTAGAGTGATCGtggatgtaatttaccctaacgGTAAtgattatatgtatttaaaaactTGAAGTGTGTTTGCAATAGTTTTCCATTTTACACCATCAACTTCTTTTTCTCTGTTGCTTGGAAGCTCTTTTCATGTCTCTCCACTTTCAAAGGTAAATTTTGTTTGCTGTTTGTTTCTCGAGaaagttcatatatataatattcagtttagtaaaaaaaaaaaagatagaaattcataattaaacccTTTTTCTATCAAACTTAAATCTCAATCTAATCACACTAACATTTGGATCATGTTGTGGCTAATCATTGGATTAAGGTTTATGAAAGTTTTGATTAACGTAATATAGATCTACAGATTGTGATTATAGCAAAAGATCTTGATCTTAGTTGtattcctatttttattttgagttgtttttgagaaaaaaaaagttaatgatgaaataatatattgatGATGACCCAAAACTAGACTTTAGCTTTGAACATGATTTTTTGATATTGAGTTGCGACTCGACTCGACCTGACAcgatatgatatataaatagttttacGATGTAATTGAAGTTacagtttgaaaaaaaattgtgatttaaagttattatttcaaaaaagattggtTTAAGGGTGGGAGGAATGTCTTTTACTCGTAAAGATTAATTTTTGACATGAGCATTGTTGTTATTATAGAAGGACGTGGATTTAAGTGCGCTGAAGTGCATTATGCTTCTATTTATGTGTTGGAGAGAGACTATGGGTAAtttatgtcaatttagtcaaaaatagtattcaattaaaatataacatgtaatccttattattttaaaccatACAAGCAAAGTTAAAGATCCGAAAATATTAATCAtcctattattttatattattcccataaaattaaataaataaaaattatttattgaattatctCACTTTTTGGACGGGCCTTCGGGCTGGATGACCCAACCCAAGGACAGGTCTAGTGACAGTTCATATGACAGTTTACGTATACTTCATTATAGACGTAAATATGCTTTCTAATttctatacatatttttaaatatttgttgaatttttttttttaatttttatgaggTTGACGTGAAGAATGGAGAGCCATGATGATGACcccacaaaaaaatattacttataatttttcaaatttgttttatacaATTGATGTATTAAtccacaaaaaatttaaaattgaccTCACAAAATTTTTGATcccacataaatttaaaataacccaccaaagtttttgaaataaattatttatataaaaataaatgaatctctTTCCATTCactaaaatctcaaaattcataattatttattgaatgGGTTTGggattattaattttatatgggATTCCTAACATCGTGAGTGGATAATAATCTTCAGAGGATGATTAATACAAACCCAAAGAAATTTAGATAACTTTTATGTACTTAAAGGCTTAGATATACTTAGTTTAAATGTTtagtagaaatgaaaaaaatttgtgaaattgatgAATAACAAGAATATCATGTATTAGTTGTTATGActcttataaataatttaatgatgaaTTATCACAGGAATTGTCAAATCACTACTTTTatctaaaaaaacaaattaacaaaagaaacaaaattggaAGAGAGGTTGGCCTATTTTAGAAATTGGATTAGAATAAGCTACAAATTTAATGAGAAGCAATGTTTAGACACCTTAGGCCTTAAAAAATTGGAAATTGCTTTTGGGGAGAATTGTTGACATTTGATGCAAGATTGAGGATTCATTTGTAAATGAATTCCCATTTTCATGTCTAAGAAATTTggtaatttcattaattaaccTAACATCTTACGGAAAGATTCATAAAAACCCAAAGCCAAAACAGCCCCAGCtgaatctctctctctctctctcctatTCTCCCAAATCTCACTTTACTTCTCGTCTCTGAAAACCCAGAAAGAACCTGTGGGTTTCACTGTTGTTGAAGCAAAACTGGAGGATCCTTCAAAAACCCTTTATGGGTTCACCTCCATTCTTCTCAAAATCGCCTAAAAATACTCTTTTTCCCAGGTTTTCAGCCATGGAAATGGAGACTCATTAACGAAAGTTTCATTCAAGGCAATGTGGAAAAGAACGTAGATTCCTTTGCAGTCTCCGACGATGGTGGCTGCATTGTCTCGTCCACCAACTCCTTCAAAGCCCACTGTTGAAGAACCACAGCAAGAAACAAATAGTACCCATCAAAAGCCTCCTCTCAAAGACAATGGCTCCGGTGTTCCGAGAAAGCCCAGAGGACGGCAAGTTTCTTCAAGGTATTTGTCTCCTTCTCCTTCATCGTCTTCTTCCACTTCTTCTACTTCATCGGCGGCCAAACCGACGGCAAGATTTCCTTCGCCCCTTATATCTCGTTCCACTAATACTATGTCGACGGGGAACAAAGCGGCTGCGAGATTCCATTCCCCGCTTGTTTCTCGTTCAACGAATGCTAGTACGACGTCGTCTTCGCTTCCTAAACGGTCTCAATCCGTCGACCGGAGGCGGCCGGGGAGTCAATTGCCGCCAGGAAATAACAATGCTAATGGCTCCACGGAATTGTCAGCTGCTaccaagatgttgattacttcAACGCGAAGTTTGTCGGTTTCGTTTCAAGGCGAGTCCTATTCGCTTCCGATCAGTAAGGCTAAGGCTCAAGTGGGTTCTACTCTGATAAGGAAAGCAACACCCGAAAGGCGTAGAGCTACTCCGGTGAGAGATCACGGGGAGAACTCGAAGCCTGCGGATCAGCAACTCTGGCCGGCCAGAAACCGGAAAGGGAATTCCGGTCCGGGTTCGGGTTCAAACCTGTTGTCTAGGAGCTTTGATTATAGTGGTGAAAGGAAGGATTTTGGATCTGGGGCAGTGCTGGCTAAGTCACTGCAACAATCAATGATGTTTGATGAGAGTAGCAGAAGGGTTTCTTTTGATGGTGGTAGTAGATTGAGTTTAGATTTGGGTAGCTCCGAGTTGTTAAAAGAAGCTAATAAGCTAAACCCAGATTCCAATTCTTTAATTGAGACTTCTAATGAACTCACTGCATCTGATACAGATAGTATATCATCTGGGAGCACCAATTCTGGAACTGGAAGAAGTGGGAATTTGAAAGGGAAGAATGGACCC
The nucleotide sequence above comes from Gossypium raimondii isolate GPD5lz chromosome 13, ASM2569854v1, whole genome shotgun sequence. Encoded proteins:
- the LOC105782738 gene encoding QWRF motif-containing protein 2, whose translation is MVAALSRPPTPSKPTVEEPQQETNSTHQKPPLKDNGSGVPRKPRGRQVSSRYLSPSPSSSSSTSSTSSAAKPTARFPSPLISRSTNTMSTGNKAAARFHSPLVSRSTNASTTSSSLPKRSQSVDRRRPGSQLPPGNNNANGSTELSAATKMLITSTRSLSVSFQGESYSLPISKAKAQVGSTLIRKATPERRRATPVRDHGENSKPADQQLWPARNRKGNSGPGSGSNLLSRSFDYSGERKDFGSGAVLAKSLQQSMMFDESSRRVSFDGGSRLSLDLGSSELLKEANKLNPDSNSLIETSNELTASDTDSISSGSTNSGTGRSGNLKGKNGPRNIVVSARFWQETNSRLRRLQDPGSPLSSSPGSRIGSPAKFSQPRRVSCDSAVASPIRCSIRPASPSKLWTSSASTLTPSRGLSPGRVRNAVSGKEMISNAVNTPSILSFSVDIRRGKKGEDRIVDAHTLRLFYNGYLQWRFANARADAAFIVQKLSAEKNLWNAWVTTSELRHSVTLKRIKLLLLRQKLKLTSILKRQIAHLEAWSLLERDHSSSLLGATEALKASTLRLPIVGKATADIQNLKDAISSAVEMMQAMASSICSLLSKVEEMNSLVAELASLAAKETVLLEHCKDFLSALAAIQVKDCSLRSHIIQLKCVPATNNLTTLV